Proteins encoded together in one Bacillus marinisedimentorum window:
- a CDS encoding sigma-54 interaction domain-containing protein → MFNQDFLLSSLSIPWDKHYDPNFMTIYPEDSQLSDVKEIDDGRDIALQNSSGEFVGAVPYQTLIRVIFQQWKISSSYYNTLLETIEDAVTAVDQGGNIISWNERAQDMFKWPESEILGKPITDYFLEDNIKVMSVVTEGKEVRRQYHHPRENVHVLINASPVRMNDHIIGGISVEHDITDMVRLSNELSQTTAYVRDLETQMENGHASDQPFARIKGRSPALLSAIQLAERVAVSDIPVMITGESGVGKELFAQSIHAESRHADGPFIDINCGAIPPSLFESELFGYEKGAFTGANTTGKKGKLDAARGGSLFLDEIGELPLDLQVKLLRVLQEKQFYRIGGTQPISIKDVRIISATNRDVDEMIESGHFREDLYYRLNVVSVHVPPLRERIEDLPHLIQLFMQEFSVKYSKPIPVMAPELMYVLLHHNWPGNIRQLRNIMERLMILCDGEAISARHLPRDFVKNSAASVAVATESFETVPDIPAPDEKTQIEQALMKTYGNKSAAAEMLGISRATLYNKIKKYGL, encoded by the coding sequence AATCTATCCAGAAGACAGCCAGTTATCGGATGTGAAAGAAATTGATGACGGCAGGGATATTGCCCTCCAAAACAGCAGCGGTGAATTCGTCGGGGCCGTTCCCTATCAAACACTCATCAGGGTGATTTTCCAGCAATGGAAAATCTCATCTTCCTATTACAATACGTTGCTGGAAACGATTGAAGATGCCGTTACTGCGGTTGATCAGGGCGGCAACATCATATCCTGGAACGAGCGGGCACAGGATATGTTCAAATGGCCGGAAAGCGAAATTCTTGGGAAGCCGATTACGGATTATTTTCTTGAAGATAACATCAAAGTCATGTCGGTTGTGACAGAAGGCAAGGAAGTCCGCCGCCAGTATCACCACCCCCGCGAAAATGTCCATGTGCTTATCAACGCATCGCCGGTCCGGATGAATGATCATATTATCGGGGGCATATCGGTCGAACATGATATCACCGACATGGTCAGGCTCAGCAACGAGCTTTCCCAGACGACAGCTTATGTGCGTGATCTTGAAACCCAGATGGAAAACGGCCATGCTTCCGACCAACCGTTTGCACGGATAAAAGGCAGAAGCCCCGCACTATTGTCAGCCATCCAACTCGCTGAAAGAGTCGCAGTCTCCGATATTCCGGTCATGATCACCGGGGAAAGCGGCGTCGGAAAAGAATTGTTCGCCCAATCTATCCATGCCGAAAGCCGCCATGCGGATGGGCCTTTCATTGATATCAACTGCGGAGCAATCCCGCCTTCTTTGTTTGAAAGTGAATTGTTCGGATACGAAAAAGGGGCATTCACCGGTGCAAACACAACCGGAAAAAAAGGGAAACTGGACGCCGCAAGAGGCGGGAGTCTGTTTCTGGATGAAATCGGTGAACTGCCGCTTGATTTACAGGTGAAACTGTTGAGGGTCCTGCAGGAGAAGCAATTTTACCGGATTGGCGGAACACAGCCTATTTCGATAAAGGACGTTCGGATTATATCGGCAACGAACCGGGATGTCGATGAAATGATTGAAAGCGGCCATTTCCGTGAGGACTTATATTACCGGCTTAATGTCGTGTCGGTCCATGTCCCGCCGCTCCGGGAACGGATTGAAGACCTGCCTCATCTCATCCAGCTGTTTATGCAGGAGTTTTCCGTTAAGTATTCGAAACCGATTCCGGTAATGGCTCCTGAGCTCATGTATGTCCTGCTGCATCATAACTGGCCGGGCAACATCCGGCAGCTCCGAAATATTATGGAGCGTCTGATGATTTTGTGTGACGGCGAAGCCATATCTGCCCGCCATTTGCCGCGGGATTTTGTAAAAAACAGCGCAGCATCGGTCGCTGTCGCTACTGAATCGTTTGAAACCGTTCCGGATATCCCGGCCCCCGATGAAAAAACACAAATCGAACAGGCCCTCATGAAAACATACGGCAATAAATCGGCTGCAGCCGAAATGCTTGGAATTTCCCGGGCTACGTTATATAACAAAATCAAAAAGTATGGCCTTTAG
- a CDS encoding CBS domain-containing protein — protein MIPKLEEIMTKDVRTVAPSANITEVAKIMKEIDVGVVPVVDQDQVVKGVVTDRDIVVAGLAEKGSADFAAEEVMTTNPETCPPDTDVNDAFRLMSDEQIRRLPVTDQNNKLVGIVSIGDLAVNDKGEVRTGFTLDHISRPSHPKQ, from the coding sequence TTGATACCAAAACTGGAAGAAATCATGACTAAAGATGTTCGCACGGTTGCACCTTCGGCAAATATTACGGAGGTCGCTAAAATAATGAAAGAAATTGATGTCGGCGTTGTGCCGGTTGTGGATCAGGATCAAGTGGTAAAAGGGGTCGTAACTGATCGTGATATCGTCGTAGCGGGTCTTGCTGAAAAAGGAAGCGCAGATTTTGCTGCAGAAGAGGTAATGACAACAAATCCGGAGACATGCCCACCAGATACGGATGTAAATGATGCATTCCGTCTCATGTCAGACGAGCAAATCCGCCGCTTGCCTGTTACTGATCAGAACAACAAGCTTGTTGGCATAGTATCAATCGGCGACCTGGCTGTTAATGACAAAGGTGAAGTCCGGACAGGGTTTACGCTCGACCATATTTCCCGTCCTTCCCACCCCAAACAATAA
- a CDS encoding FxLYD domain-containing protein — MKKGIAVISMFVLIMLVSACGAEESTMESKQANGGNTEEKVKEKENLDEEEEAAKEYYEAMFADEETQKAYINDYIHSETQGLYELSAGTVTESDKANSQNPKVIESISGKEDGEEWKAVLVHLDDKNGDLRENIHAYAKDDETFKLFMVLSGNAEDQDMKESYEEMRGRFDTPVPAEVKQRQKEEEGKEASIEVIEETYAAWEDSIDTVWAHYSAVIKNTGNAPAALGALQINFNGTDGSILGTAQMFSATPDVIMPGETAYISESTIMEGASSPDEFKSADINLDFSKTAEEPMMLETDSIKLKEGDPEYGTPYIVTGMVSNPTDQKADDIRISAALFDEAGNFLGVLDGGIEVSLNPGGKAGFQLNYPELPAEIAGKAAEAKVKAYNWSF; from the coding sequence ATGAAAAAAGGTATTGCTGTCATTTCAATGTTTGTGTTGATTATGTTGGTCAGCGCATGTGGAGCGGAAGAGAGCACGATGGAATCAAAACAGGCCAACGGCGGAAACACGGAGGAGAAAGTGAAGGAAAAGGAAAATCTGGATGAGGAGGAGGAAGCGGCAAAAGAATATTATGAAGCGATGTTTGCTGACGAAGAAACCCAGAAAGCGTATATAAATGACTATATACACAGCGAAACACAAGGGCTATATGAATTATCCGCCGGAACAGTGACTGAATCGGATAAAGCGAACAGCCAGAATCCAAAGGTGATCGAAAGTATTTCAGGTAAAGAGGATGGGGAAGAGTGGAAGGCCGTTCTTGTTCATTTGGATGACAAAAACGGCGATTTGAGAGAAAACATTCATGCTTATGCAAAAGATGATGAAACATTTAAGCTTTTTATGGTTCTTTCCGGAAATGCAGAAGATCAAGATATGAAGGAAAGTTATGAAGAGATGAGAGGCCGCTTTGATACACCGGTGCCAGCAGAAGTGAAACAGCGGCAAAAAGAGGAGGAAGGCAAAGAAGCTTCTATAGAAGTCATAGAAGAGACATATGCAGCATGGGAGGACAGTATCGATACTGTATGGGCGCATTATTCAGCAGTTATCAAGAATACAGGCAACGCGCCGGCTGCACTTGGTGCCCTCCAAATTAACTTTAACGGAACAGACGGCAGCATCCTCGGAACCGCACAAATGTTTTCGGCAACACCTGATGTCATTATGCCGGGTGAAACAGCTTATATCAGCGAGTCGACAATAATGGAAGGCGCATCAAGTCCTGATGAATTCAAAAGCGCTGACATCAACCTTGATTTCAGTAAAACTGCGGAAGAGCCAATGATGCTCGAAACGGACAGCATAAAGCTGAAAGAGGGAGATCCCGAATACGGAACCCCATACATCGTTACGGGTATGGTATCAAACCCGACGGATCAAAAAGCGGACGATATCAGGATTTCTGCAGCTTTGTTTGATGAAGCCGGTAATTTCCTCGGTGTTTTGGATGGGGGGATTGAGGTGAGTCTAAATCCTGGCGGAAAAGCAGGCTTCCAATTGAACTATCCTGAGCTGCCGGCTGAGATCGCCGGAAAAGCGGCAGAAGCAAAAGTAAAAGCGTATAATTGGTCGTTTTAA
- a CDS encoding YjcZ family sporulation protein — MGYGSGYGGGFALIVVLFILLIIVGASWY; from the coding sequence ATGGGTTACGGCTCTGGTTACGGTGGAGGATTCGCCTTAATCGTTGTTCTGTTTATCCTCCTCATCATCGTCGGTGCCTCATGGTACTAA
- a CDS encoding GNAT family N-acetyltransferase, with product MLLSKLAETEESKDPQELKRELDELEIQMFRIQQNMKDIAKKRQVLGIDQAKDDNWVIVSAVDDGNICKVMLNECSRSFRGSWDFSIHAEYRDKNTIHIGDIRGPEGKGYGTVLMDHLKEIARDQNIQYITGDIAARDWDHVDRLEHFYTKHNFEIDLDFENKSGKIEWTDMN from the coding sequence ATGCTGCTCAGCAAGCTGGCGGAAACGGAAGAATCAAAAGATCCGCAAGAGCTGAAAAGAGAATTGGACGAATTGGAGATTCAAATGTTCAGGATACAGCAAAACATGAAAGATATCGCCAAAAAACGGCAGGTCCTCGGCATTGACCAGGCAAAAGACGATAACTGGGTTATTGTATCAGCTGTCGATGACGGCAATATTTGCAAAGTCATGCTGAATGAGTGCAGCCGTTCTTTCCGGGGATCTTGGGATTTTTCCATCCATGCCGAATACAGGGATAAAAACACGATCCATATCGGCGACATCCGCGGACCTGAAGGAAAAGGATATGGGACAGTGCTGATGGATCACCTGAAAGAAATCGCCAGGGACCAGAACATCCAGTATATCACCGGTGATATCGCTGCACGCGATTGGGATCATGTCGATCGCCTTGAGCATTTTTATACTAAACACAATTTTGAAATAGACCTTGATTTTGAAAACAAGTCCGGTAAAATCGAATGGACGGATATGAATTAG
- a CDS encoding CorA family divalent cation transporter: protein MEYYFNNWEWHNFDNLEEAEKAADSMDDPHLPDWLDRAKNEEFSEFVSQVLSWGEEHATVSSLITYDYEEDRDMPCYIYVTKKKLITIGLDFSKLKTIEKKDTVKQFSNAGSAPQGLLRLLGDILESFLLELQPTGDHIKRVHERVSQNRRVNHLEQIYNFRYKLMRWADLELGLKELYATLEEAYLDELTEEKEYQLVKSRFSRFEMLIHNFEKDLDTLRELNNGLVSYRANEIMKTLTVFTVLITPITALGALWGMNFKYMPELDEKWGYWASLSLMAIISTIIFLWLKKKGWTGNILKNKDKKPKKFSFFDDK, encoded by the coding sequence ATGGAATATTATTTTAACAATTGGGAATGGCATAATTTTGACAATTTAGAGGAAGCAGAAAAAGCCGCAGACTCAATGGATGATCCCCATTTGCCTGATTGGCTTGACAGAGCAAAAAATGAAGAATTTAGCGAATTCGTGTCTCAAGTTCTCTCATGGGGCGAAGAACATGCAACTGTATCCAGCCTGATTACGTATGATTATGAAGAAGACAGGGATATGCCCTGTTATATCTATGTGACAAAGAAAAAACTGATCACAATCGGCCTGGACTTCTCGAAACTTAAAACGATCGAAAAGAAGGATACGGTAAAACAGTTTTCAAACGCCGGCTCTGCACCACAGGGTCTTTTGCGCCTTCTCGGAGATATTTTAGAAAGCTTTCTGCTTGAGTTGCAGCCTACCGGTGATCACATCAAACGGGTACATGAAAGGGTCAGCCAGAACCGGCGTGTAAATCACCTTGAACAAATTTACAATTTCCGCTACAAATTAATGCGCTGGGCCGATTTGGAGTTGGGACTCAAAGAGCTTTACGCCACACTTGAGGAAGCTTATCTTGACGAACTGACCGAAGAAAAAGAATATCAATTGGTGAAATCCCGTTTCAGCCGGTTTGAAATGCTTATCCACAACTTTGAAAAGGATCTTGACACCCTGCGCGAACTGAATAACGGACTGGTATCCTACCGGGCCAACGAAATCATGAAAACATTGACCGTTTTCACAGTGCTGATCACACCGATAACTGCGCTTGGCGCATTGTGGGGGATGAACTTTAAATATATGCCTGAACTGGACGAGAAGTGGGGGTATTGGGCATCTCTGAGTTTGATGGCAATCATTTCTACAATCATCTTTTTGTGGCTTAAGAAAAAAGGCTGGACTGGCAATATTTTAAAAAATAAAGACAAAAAACCAAAAAAGTTTTCTTTTTTTGATGATAAGTAG
- a CDS encoding putative bifunctional diguanylate cyclase/phosphodiesterase, which produces MGDELVFLFLAVLMNMLLIFGVFLLPNMTREKWMCTYAQALFLALSLWVTAGFLLLASGHSLAFFDVYPELIFSFVFSFLIYTVFTHFLGKILAVDSSSRYTGLLSVVYGTVTVMLPAYVLKEYNHAEIEWEWKILIVSMLLYIITFFLLVRVLKQVRVDQLRNRRNVPLSFQAVFSFLAASGVIGACLTMLEASGLGENRDDFIVELLTVFLLILLAMKYGEKQYKEKQAELEENNEKLEFLAHHDPLTGLPNRMAIQNQIKMTIKSRKPFYLLFLDLDSFKMINDYYGHQHGDTVLKQMGIRLSKALKHKGTVSRVGGDEFVILLPGDEARLHDILDQLIRVVTLPISIDGKTVTITTSMGAACYPKHGRTAPALMKYADLAMYHAKDSGKNQYQIYSEEMLKESNKVVELKTDLRHALTKNQFRILYQPQIDLRSGTITGFEALLRWKHPGRGVISPVAFIPLAEETGDIVPIGEWVLRNAVRELQNWQIVYKKQLKMAVNISIKQLEHPNFIHTVEDILNETALDPSLLELEVTESLAMKNVEYALEVIEKLREFGVHVSIDDFGTGHSSLNYLRLLGIKHIKIDRTFIKDIEEKSESREIIRAILSIARHLRLDVTAEGIETDEQLQFLQDLDCSYGQGYLFARPLERKHAEAFLKREAETAATTHKSGKRP; this is translated from the coding sequence ATGGGGGATGAGCTGGTCTTTTTATTTCTTGCAGTTTTAATGAATATGCTGCTTATTTTCGGAGTGTTTCTGCTTCCGAATATGACGCGGGAAAAATGGATGTGTACATATGCACAGGCGCTGTTTCTTGCACTTTCGCTGTGGGTGACTGCCGGTTTTTTGCTGCTTGCCAGCGGACATTCGCTCGCTTTTTTTGACGTATACCCGGAATTGATTTTTTCTTTCGTTTTTTCTTTTTTGATTTATACGGTGTTCACTCATTTCTTGGGAAAAATATTGGCAGTTGATTCTTCTTCAAGGTACACGGGCTTATTGAGTGTTGTTTATGGTACGGTAACTGTGATGCTGCCTGCGTATGTATTAAAAGAGTACAATCATGCTGAGATCGAGTGGGAATGGAAAATCCTCATCGTAAGTATGCTGTTGTATATAATTACGTTTTTCCTCCTTGTCAGGGTTTTGAAACAGGTGAGGGTCGACCAGCTCCGCAACCGGCGAAACGTACCGCTTTCATTTCAGGCTGTTTTTTCTTTCCTTGCTGCAAGCGGAGTGATCGGCGCCTGCCTGACAATGCTTGAGGCATCTGGATTGGGTGAAAACAGAGATGATTTTATTGTTGAGCTGCTGACGGTCTTTTTGCTCATTCTTTTAGCCATGAAGTATGGTGAAAAACAGTATAAGGAAAAGCAGGCTGAACTCGAGGAAAATAATGAAAAACTCGAATTTTTGGCCCATCATGACCCTTTGACGGGGCTGCCGAATCGGATGGCGATTCAGAATCAGATCAAAATGACCATTAAAAGCCGGAAACCTTTTTACCTGCTATTCCTCGATCTTGATTCATTCAAGATGATCAATGATTATTATGGCCACCAGCACGGGGATACCGTCTTGAAGCAAATGGGCATCCGGCTGAGCAAAGCACTGAAGCATAAGGGAACGGTTTCACGTGTCGGCGGGGATGAGTTTGTCATCCTGCTGCCGGGGGATGAGGCAAGGCTTCATGATATACTGGATCAATTGATCCGTGTGGTCACTTTGCCCATCAGCATTGATGGGAAAACGGTTACCATCACAACGAGCATGGGGGCAGCCTGTTATCCGAAACATGGGCGGACCGCTCCCGCTTTGATGAAGTACGCCGATTTGGCTATGTATCATGCGAAAGACTCCGGTAAAAACCAGTACCAGATCTATTCAGAAGAAATGTTGAAAGAGAGCAACAAAGTTGTGGAGTTAAAGACAGATCTCAGACATGCGTTAACGAAAAATCAATTTCGGATTCTGTACCAGCCCCAGATTGATTTGCGCTCTGGAACGATTACCGGGTTCGAAGCCCTGCTCCGCTGGAAACACCCGGGACGCGGTGTGATTTCCCCCGTTGCTTTTATTCCGCTGGCCGAAGAAACAGGGGATATCGTTCCAATCGGCGAATGGGTGCTCCGGAATGCGGTAAGAGAACTTCAAAACTGGCAAATTGTTTATAAGAAACAATTGAAAATGGCGGTTAACATATCCATAAAACAGCTTGAGCATCCGAATTTTATACATACAGTGGAAGACATACTGAATGAAACGGCTCTCGATCCTTCCCTTTTGGAACTCGAAGTTACGGAAAGCCTGGCAATGAAAAATGTTGAGTATGCCCTTGAAGTCATTGAAAAGCTGAGGGAGTTTGGAGTCCATGTATCGATTGATGACTTCGGTACTGGCCATAGTTCCTTAAATTATTTGAGGCTCCTCGGCATCAAGCATATTAAAATTGACCGCACCTTCATCAAAGATATCGAAGAAAAAAGTGAAAGCAGGGAAATCATCAGGGCGATTCTGTCAATTGCGAGGCATTTGCGGCTTGATGTTACAGCTGAAGGGATAGAGACAGATGAGCAGCTGCAATTTTTACAGGATCTCGACTGTTCGTACGGACAGGGATATCTGTTTGCCAGACCGCTTGAACGCAAACACGCCGAAGCCTTTTTGAAAAGAGAAGCGGAAACGGCGGCCACTACCCATAAATCGGGGAAACGGCCTTGA
- a CDS encoding carbohydrate kinase has protein sequence MNENEKKILSMIKDNPFVTQHQLSKQLGLSRSAVAGYISNLMKKGEIIGRAYVPKEERLITCIGGSNVDRKSWIHGDIQWGTSNPVTSKKAKGGVARNVAENLGRLGMPVSLLTVVGEDPDGEWLLDSSKEHMDISPSYSIHEAATGSYTALLDESGDMIVALADMGIYDRIEDSDIDRRWNILAASSFVMIDTNFSSEVISHVIKRCGQSNVPLCVAPVSAPKVKKLPHRLEGITLLAANRDEIEAMTGITLENEEDFKKAAASLFSRGVENVVITFGKKGLFYFDRSASYGRLQAPSLKKIREVTGAGDALVAGILYGLNRHMDLGEACRYGMACSIHSLQTEDTVSRDLNELSLQETYQYYFGGIKP, from the coding sequence ATGAATGAGAACGAAAAAAAGATATTGTCGATGATTAAAGATAACCCTTTTGTGACACAGCACCAGCTCTCAAAACAGCTCGGACTCTCCCGTTCCGCTGTCGCAGGCTATATTTCCAACCTTATGAAAAAAGGGGAAATTATCGGAAGGGCTTACGTGCCCAAGGAAGAAAGATTGATTACTTGTATCGGCGGGTCGAATGTCGACCGCAAATCATGGATTCATGGCGACATCCAGTGGGGCACCTCGAATCCGGTGACCAGTAAAAAGGCAAAAGGCGGCGTCGCCCGCAACGTCGCAGAAAACCTCGGCCGCCTTGGCATGCCTGTCTCTCTTTTGACTGTCGTTGGTGAAGATCCGGATGGAGAGTGGCTGCTTGACAGCTCCAAAGAACATATGGACATCAGCCCGTCGTATTCGATTCACGAAGCGGCAACCGGTTCGTATACAGCACTTCTTGACGAAAGCGGCGACATGATTGTAGCCCTGGCTGATATGGGAATTTATGACCGCATCGAGGATTCTGATATCGACAGGCGCTGGAACATCCTGGCCGCATCAAGTTTTGTCATGATCGACACGAACTTTTCAAGCGAAGTCATCAGTCATGTCATCAAACGCTGCGGCCAGAGCAACGTGCCCCTTTGCGTTGCGCCTGTTTCGGCTCCCAAAGTGAAAAAATTGCCTCATCGATTGGAAGGCATTACACTCCTGGCAGCAAATCGCGACGAGATAGAAGCGATGACGGGCATCACGCTTGAAAACGAAGAGGATTTTAAGAAGGCGGCGGCTTCCCTGTTTTCAAGAGGAGTCGAAAACGTGGTGATCACGTTTGGCAAAAAAGGGCTTTTTTATTTTGACCGCTCGGCTTCCTACGGCAGATTGCAGGCTCCTTCCCTAAAAAAAATCCGGGAAGTGACAGGGGCTGGCGACGCCCTTGTGGCAGGCATCCTTTACGGGCTGAACAGGCACATGGATCTCGGCGAAGCGTGCCGCTACGGCATGGCTTGCTCGATTCATTCCCTGCAGACGGAAGATACCGTCTCCCGCGATTTGAATGAGCTTTCTTTGCAGGAAACATACCAATACTATTTTGGAGGAATCAAACCATGA
- a CDS encoding pseudouridine-5'-phosphate glycosidase, giving the protein MDSYLSYSEEVAAAHRENRPIVALESTIISHGMPYPQNVDTALEVEEIIRQNGAVPATIAILDGKIKIGLSKEEIEYLAQADNVIKASRRDLPYLLAKQKNGATTVAATMICAELAGISVFATGGIGGVHRGAEETMDISADLQELAQTNVAVVCAGAKSILDLGLTLEYLETHGVPVLGYGTDTLPAFYTRSSRHPIDYRVDTPAEAAELIRIKWELGLEGGIVVANPVPEKDALSEDFISSVIENALAEAKARNITGKDVTPFLLSRVKDLTEGKSLETNIALVKNNAQIAASIAVNM; this is encoded by the coding sequence ATCGATTCTTATCTTTCATACTCAGAAGAAGTTGCGGCTGCACACCGTGAAAACCGCCCTATCGTAGCCCTTGAATCTACAATTATTTCGCATGGAATGCCTTATCCGCAAAATGTGGACACAGCACTTGAGGTAGAGGAAATCATCAGGCAAAACGGTGCCGTACCGGCCACCATTGCCATTCTAGACGGCAAAATAAAAATAGGTTTGTCAAAAGAAGAAATCGAGTATCTTGCGCAAGCCGATAATGTCATTAAAGCCAGCCGGCGTGACCTGCCTTACTTGCTGGCAAAGCAGAAAAACGGTGCGACGACTGTTGCCGCCACAATGATTTGTGCAGAGCTTGCCGGAATAAGTGTGTTTGCGACAGGCGGCATTGGCGGTGTCCATCGCGGTGCGGAAGAAACGATGGATATTTCGGCAGACCTGCAGGAGTTGGCCCAGACAAATGTTGCAGTAGTATGTGCAGGCGCAAAGTCCATTTTAGATCTTGGCCTGACGCTTGAATATCTGGAAACACACGGAGTGCCTGTCCTTGGTTACGGTACGGATACGCTGCCGGCATTTTATACAAGATCTAGCCGGCACCCGATTGACTACCGGGTGGACACCCCGGCAGAAGCGGCTGAGCTGATCAGGATCAAATGGGAACTCGGCCTTGAAGGAGGCATTGTAGTCGCCAACCCTGTGCCTGAAAAAGATGCACTCAGTGAGGACTTCATCAGCTCGGTCATTGAAAATGCCCTTGCCGAAGCAAAGGCACGGAATATCACCGGCAAAGATGTCACACCGTTTCTCCTGAGCCGCGTAAAGGATTTGACAGAAGGCAAAAGCCTTGAAACAAACATTGCCCTAGTCAAAAACAACGCCCAAATTGCAGCATCCATCGCTGTGAACATGTAA
- a CDS encoding helix-turn-helix transcriptional regulator, with protein MELREILLNETDELHELSVEDLIGKLKLVFGEEFEVDKRAIKRDINALNDTGFEVMENTGEKGKKLYSHQDPIFETYQLRLLVDAVLSAKFITEDETDRIISKLKLLTSRHIAKSLPSPLIYSQPSSVDYKQIKFNIDKIHTAISDSKHLRYQYGTYNARKEFTLHRDGGWYDVQPYALIWNNDFYYLIGKFMKTGEMRHYRVDRMRDVKVKEEQRFKKELFDITAYVGKSFQMFSGEEDWIKIRFSNILINPVLDRFGMGADIRPADEDHFILSAKASVSDGLIGWILNWGSKAKVISPPSLVQKMTEETKKLHCLYSGEE; from the coding sequence TTGGAGTTACGGGAAATTTTGTTGAACGAGACAGATGAACTCCATGAGCTGTCTGTTGAGGATCTGATTGGGAAATTGAAGCTTGTTTTTGGTGAAGAGTTTGAAGTGGATAAGCGGGCGATCAAGCGGGATATTAATGCTCTGAACGATACCGGTTTTGAGGTGATGGAAAATACCGGTGAAAAAGGCAAGAAGCTCTACAGCCATCAGGATCCAATCTTTGAAACATATCAGCTTCGTCTCCTCGTTGATGCTGTATTGAGCGCGAAGTTCATAACAGAAGATGAAACTGACCGGATTATCAGCAAGCTGAAGCTTTTGACAAGCCGGCATATTGCCAAAAGCTTGCCGAGCCCGCTTATTTACAGCCAGCCCTCAAGTGTTGATTATAAACAGATTAAATTCAATATCGATAAAATCCATACAGCCATCTCCGACAGCAAGCATCTGAGATATCAATACGGTACATATAACGCCCGCAAAGAATTCACTCTCCATCGTGATGGTGGATGGTATGATGTCCAGCCGTATGCATTGATCTGGAATAATGATTTTTATTATTTGATCGGAAAATTCATGAAGACAGGGGAAATGCGCCATTACCGGGTGGACCGCATGCGCGATGTGAAAGTCAAAGAGGAGCAGCGTTTTAAAAAAGAACTCTTTGATATTACCGCTTACGTAGGTAAAAGCTTTCAGATGTTCAGCGGGGAGGAGGACTGGATAAAAATCCGGTTCAGCAATATCTTGATCAACCCCGTATTGGACCGCTTCGGCATGGGGGCTGATATCCGTCCGGCTGATGAGGACCATTTCATCCTTTCAGCTAAAGCATCAGTGAGCGACGGCCTGATCGGCTGGATCCTGAACTGGGGCAGCAAAGCGAAAGTAATCTCCCCGCCATCCCTTGTCCAAAAAATGACAGAAGAAACCAAAAAACTGCACTGCCTGTATTCCGGAGAAGAATAA